The following are encoded together in the Myxocyprinus asiaticus isolate MX2 ecotype Aquarium Trade chromosome 7, UBuf_Myxa_2, whole genome shotgun sequence genome:
- the LOC127443534 gene encoding somatostatin receptor type 5-like has product MESFNQSGLMGPIPGDYNSSTELGFSGTSTPFGNYSANVSGQSMPFQGSSTMVTAVISFTVFIVGLTGNTLAIYVVLRYAKMKTITNIYILNLAIADELYILGLPFLTTQNVLSYWPFGSFLCRVVMTADSLNQFTSIFCLTVMSIDRYLAVVHPIRSTRWRRPRVAKVVSAAVWAFSFVVVLPVVIFSDVQDMFQSCNMIWPEPHDVWSTAFILYTATLGFFGPLLVICMCYLLIVVKVKSSGARAGFTKRRRSERKVTRMVVVIVVVFVLCWLPFYIINIVNLVFILPENSVMAGVYFFAVILSYANSCANPLLYGFLSDNFKQSFRKVLCVRKANGVEDGDPSVPRTEKTTTHDSFLTPRNNDFNGHAQSSQDLQLESCMSSSEKPQSPKPHIIDQSTI; this is encoded by the exons ATGGAGTCATTCAACCAATCTGGGCTGATGGGACCCATCCCAGGAGATTATAACTCCTCCACTGAATTGGGATTTTCAGGAACTTCCACCCCTTTTGGGAATTATTCTGCCAATGTGTCAGGTCAAAGTATGCCATTCCAAGGAAGCAGCACCATGGTTACCGCAGTGATATCATTTACCGTGTTCATCGTTGGACTTACTGGCAACACTTTAGCTATTTACGTGGTTTTACGTTACGCCAAGATGAAAACTATTACGAACATCTACATTTTGAATCTGGCCATCGCGGATGAGCTCTATATTTTGGGCCTACCTTTTCTAACGACACAAAACGTACTCTCCTATTGGCCGTTCGGCTCCTTCCTGTGTCGCGTTGTCATGACGGCAGACTCACTAAACCAGTTCACAAGCATCTTTTGTTTGACTGTGATGAGCATTGACCGCTATTTAGCAGTTGTACATCCTATTCGCTCCACTAGATGGCGCCGGCCACGGGTAGCTAAAGTAGTTAGCGCTGCAGTTTGGGCATTTTCGTTTGTCGTTGTTCTTCCCGTGGTGATATTCTCAGATGTTCAGGACATGTTTCAATCGTGTAATATGATTTGGCCCGAACCACATGACGTTTGGTCAACGGCGTTTATCCTCTACACTGCGACGCTCGGATTCTTTGGCCCCCTGCTGGTCATCTGCATGTGTTACCTTCTCATCGTAGTCAAGGTGAAGTCGTCTGGTGCCAGGGCCGGATTTACAAAACGCCGGCGTTCAGAACGGAAGGTGACGCGCATGGTGGTGGTTATCGTGGTGGTGTTTGTGCTTTGCTGGCTGCCGTTCTACATCATCAACATCGTAAACCTGGTATTCATACTCCCGGAGAACAGCGTAATGGCTGGGGTGTATTTTTTTGCTGTCATCCTGTCGTACGCCAACAGCTGCGCGAATCCACTGCTCTACGGGTTTCTGTCCGACAACTTCAAGCAGAGTTTTCGAAAGGTCCTATGTGTGCGGAAGGCCAATGGCGTGGAGGATGGAGATCCCAGTGTACCACGAACGGAAAAAACGACAACTCATGACTCGTTTCTGACACCTCGGAACAATGACTTCAATGGACATGCTCAGAGCAGCCAG GATCTGCAGTTAGAGTCATGCATGAGCTCATCTGAGAAGCCACAGTCTCCAAAACCGCACATCATTGACCAGTCCACTATCTAA